In Nerophis lumbriciformis linkage group LG04, RoL_Nlum_v2.1, whole genome shotgun sequence, a single window of DNA contains:
- the zbtb32 gene encoding uncharacterized protein zbtb32 gives MIRLNNTQFFHFLHRADALRRSGSLCDAVITVNHHTFQAHRLVLACASSRLARTLDQEETDHQVQCTLEDISPRTFQQVLDFVYTQTLEVSVDDLRRLLAAARTLEMWPLEEECQHHLDVLLRETEEEGHRLQKGRGSHDEADAKKKRREEDKLQDERKKSASTLIRDSVITSSVSHMMPSSSWTFPSHMWSSVSTLRRIAENYSNFIAAQPSAAHAITLPEPHVIHVQDPRYTNAAAAHCSAVTSLHARYTQHHYTASAGMTSSTKQELHAGKKARLKADKNIELSYPNVLRVDTVKACTHCRDAVQPESASSPAGESCARCRLFGKDPQSNAQDHRGERQYQCQHCPKKFSLKHQLDTHHRVHTGEKPFECRLCGQRSRDFSAMIKHLRTHGGASPYQCTLCLEFCSSLVAMQRHVRSHPLHDFPQDWSISSTYLYTSHASQHSRNNAEEC, from the exons ATGATCCGACTCAACAACACCCAATTTTTCCACTTCCTGCACCGGGCCGATGCCTTACGTCGCTCGGGCTCACTGTGTGACGCCGTCATCACTGTAAACCATCACACTTTTCAGGCTCACCGTCTGGTGCTGGCTTGTGCCAGCAGCAGACTTGCACGGACACTCGATCAAGAAGAGACTGACCACCAGGTGCAATGCACACTGGAGGACATCTCGCCCAGAACCTTCCAGCAGGTCCTGGACTTTGTATACACGCAGACTTTAGAGGTGTCTGTGGACGACCTGCGGCGGCTACTCGCAGCTGCTCGGACGTTGGAGATGTGGCCGCTGGAGGAAGAGTGTCAGCATCACTTGGACGTGCTCCTGCGCGAGACAGAAGAGGAAGGCCACAGACTACAAAAGGGAAGGGGCAGCCATGATGAAGCAGATGCAAAGAAGAAGAGAAGAGAGGAGGACAAACTCCAAGACGAAAGAAAAAAGTCAGCCTCCACTTTGATCAGAGACAGCGTCATCACCAGCTCAGTGTCCCACATGATGCCTTCATCTTCTTGGACGTTCCCAAGCCACATGTGGAGCTCGGTGAGCACCCTGAGGCGCATAGCAGAAAACTACTCCAACTTCATAGCAGCTCAGCCCTCCGCAGCGCACGCCATCACGCTCCCTGAGCCCCACGTCATACACGTGCAGGACCCCCGATACACCAACGCagcagctgctcactgctctgCCGTGACGAGCTTGCACGCACGCTACACACAACATCACTACACTGCCTCCGCAGGGATGACAAGCAGCACCAAGCAAGAGCTACACGCAGGAAAGAAGGCCAGACTGAAGGCAGACAAGAACATTGAGTTGAG TTACCCGAATGTGCTGCGAGTTGACACAGTTAAAGCCTGCACACACTGCAGAGATGCGGTGCAGCCGGAGTCAGCCTCCTCACCAGCAG GGGAATCATGTGCAAGGTGTCGACTCTTTGGGAAAGATCCCCAATCCAATGCACAAGACCACAGAGGAGAAAGACAATACCAGTGCCAACACTGTCCCAAAAAGTTTAGTCTAAAACATCAACTAGACACACACCATCGAGTTCACACAG GTGAAAAACCCTTTGAGTGTCGTCTGTGTGGTCAGCGCTCTCGGGACTTCTCGGCCATGATCAAGCATCTGCGTACCCACGGTGGTGCGTCTCCATACCAGTGCACCTTGTGTCTGGAGTTCTGCAGCAGCCTGGTCGCCATGCAGAGGCACGTCAGGAGCCACCCGTTGCACGACTTCCCCCAGGACTGGAGCATCAGCAGCACCTACCTGTACACATCACATGCGAGTCAACACAGCAGGAATAATGCGGAAGAGTGTTAA